One Canis lupus familiaris isolate Mischka breed German Shepherd chromosome 20, alternate assembly UU_Cfam_GSD_1.0, whole genome shotgun sequence genomic region harbors:
- the SLC39A3 gene encoding zinc transporter ZIP3, whose protein sequence is MMKLLVAKILCMVGVFFFMLLGSLLPVKIIETDFEKAHRSKKILSLCNTFGGGVFLATCFNALLPAVRDKLQKVLSLGHISTDYPLAETIVMLGFFMTVFLEQLILTFRKEKPSFIDLETFNAGSDAGSDSEYESPFMGGTRGHALYAEPHAHAHGLSVQELSRSSPLRLLSLVFALSAHSIFEGLALGLQEDGEKVVSLFVGVAIHETLVAVALGISMARSTMALRDAAKLAVTVSAMIPLGISIGLGIESAQGVPSSVASVLLQGLAGGTFLFVTFFEILAKELEEKSDRLLKVLFLVLGYAVLAGMVFLKW, encoded by the exons ATGATGAAGCTGTTGGTGGCCAAAATCCTTTGCATGGTGGGCGTGTTCTTCTTCATGCTGCTTGGCTCCTTGCTCCCCGTGAAGATCATCGAGACGGATTTTGAGAAGGCCCATCGCTCAAAAAAGATCCTCTCACTCTGCAACACCTTTGGAGGCGGGGTCTTTCTGGCCACATGCTTCAATGCTCTCCTGCCAGCCGTGAGGGACAAG CTCCAGAAAGTTCTGAGTCTTGGGCACATCAGCACTGACTACCCACTGGCCGAGACCATCGTGATGCTGGGCTTCTTCATGACCGTCTTCCTGGAGCAGCTCATCCTGACCTTCCGCAAGGAGAAGCCATCCTTCATCGACCTGGAGACCTTCAACGCTGGCTCCGACGCCGGCAGTGACTCGGAGTATGAGAGCCCCTTCATGGGGGGCACACGGGGCCACGCGCTCTATGCAGAGCCCCACGCCCACGCCCACGGGCTGAGTGTCCAGGAGCTGTCGCGCTCCAGCCCACTGCGCCTCCTTAGCCTGGTGTTTGCCCTGTCGGCACACTCCATCTTCgagggcctggccctgggcctgcaggaggatggagagaaggtAGTGAGCCTGTTCGTGGGGGTGGCCATCCACGAGACACTGGTGGCTGTGGCCCTGGGCATCAGCATGGCCAGGAGCACCATGGCCCTGAGGGACGCGGCCAAGCTGGCCGTCACCGTCAGCGCCATGATCCCCCTGGGCATCAGCATCGGCCTGGGCATCGAGAGCGCCCAGGGTGTGCCCAGCAGCGTGGCCTCCGTGCTGCTGCAGGGCCTGGCGGGCGGCACGTTCCTCTTCGTCACCTTCTTCGAGATCCTCGCGAAGGAGCTGGAGGAGAAGAGCGACCGTCTGCTCAAAGTCCTCTTTCTGGTGCTGGGTTATGCCGTCCTGGCCGGCATGGTCTTCCTCAAGTGGTGA
- the DIRAS1 gene encoding GTP-binding protein Di-Ras1 codes for MPEQSNDYRVVVFGAGGVGKSSLVLRFVKGTFRDTYIPTIEDTYRQVISCDKSVCTLQITDTTGSHQFPAMQRLSISKGHAFILVYSITSKQSLEELGPIYKLIVQIKGSVEDIPVMLVGNKCDETQREVDTREAQAVAQEWKCAFMETSAKMNYNVKELFQELLTLETRRNMSLNIDGKRASKQKRTDRVKGKCVLM; via the coding sequence ATGCCTGAGCAGAGCAACGACTACCGAGTGGTGGTGTTCGGGGCGGGCGGCGTGGGCAAGAGCTCGCTGGTGCTGCGCTTCGTGAAGGGCACGTTCCGGGACACCTACATCCCCACCATCGAGGACACCTACCGGCAGGTGATCAGCTGTGACAAGAGCGTGTGCACGCTGCAGATCACCGACACCACGGGCAGCCACCAGTTCCCGGCCATGCAGCGGCTGTCCATCTCCAAGGGCCACGCCTTCATCCTGGTCTACTCCATCACCAGCAAGCAGTCGCTGGAGGAGCTCGGGCCCATCTACAAGCTCATCGTGCAGATCAAGGGCAGCGTAGAGGACATCCCCGTCATGCTGGTGGGCAACAAGTGCGACGAGACGCAGCGGGAGGTGGACACCCGCGAGGCCCAGGCCGTGGCCCAGGAGTGGAAGTGCGCCTTCATGGAGACGTCGGCCAAGATGAACTACAATGTCAAAGAGCTCTTCCAGGAGCTGCTCACGCTGGAGACACGCCGGAACATGAGCCTCAACATCGATGGCAAGCGCGCCAGCAAACAGAAGAGGACAGACCGCGTCAAGGGCAAATGCGTCCTCATGTGA